A DNA window from Pseudoalteromonas rubra contains the following coding sequences:
- the trmH gene encoding tRNA (guanosine(18)-2'-O)-methyltransferase TrmH, whose translation MEENRFQRVKRILDQRQTDLTVCLDEVHKHHNLSAIVRTADAVGCHHVHAVWPQEQRRLTNNTSGGSKNWVETHMHDDIDQAVATIRAQNPGIQLLATNLSDTAVDFREIDYTKPTAVIVGQERLGISDRALEHADQHIVIPMAGMVQSLNVSVAAALILYEAQRQREAAGLYQRNDMLDPAIKHKLLFEGCHPIIANRCVEKGLPYPALDEVGEIVADDAFWNTLKFSQKG comes from the coding sequence ATGGAAGAAAACCGTTTTCAGCGCGTGAAGCGCATTTTGGATCAACGCCAGACTGATTTAACTGTGTGCCTGGATGAAGTCCACAAGCACCACAATCTGTCGGCCATAGTGCGTACAGCCGATGCGGTCGGCTGCCATCATGTTCATGCGGTATGGCCGCAGGAGCAAAGACGCCTGACCAATAACACCTCCGGTGGCAGTAAAAACTGGGTAGAAACCCATATGCACGATGACATCGATCAGGCCGTTGCCACTATCCGTGCACAAAACCCGGGGATCCAGCTGCTGGCCACCAATCTGAGTGATACAGCCGTGGATTTTCGTGAGATTGATTATACTAAGCCAACGGCCGTTATTGTGGGACAGGAGCGTCTGGGGATCTCAGACAGGGCACTCGAGCACGCGGATCAGCACATCGTGATCCCAATGGCAGGTATGGTACAGTCATTAAATGTCTCGGTGGCTGCAGCATTGATCTTATATGAAGCACAGCGTCAGCGCGAAGCGGCGGGGCTATATCAGCGTAACGATATGCTCGACCCGGCGATTAAACACAAACTCTTGTTCGAAGGCTGTCACCCTATCATTGCTAATCGCTGTGTTGAAAAAGGCCTGCCCTACCCGGCTCTGGATGAGGTGGGTGAAATCGTGGCCGATGATGCTTTCTGGAACACACTGAAATTCAGTCAAAAAGGATAA
- the asnC gene encoding transcriptional regulator AsnC yields MENYQIDNLDRSILHALMDNARTPYAELAKRFAVSAGTIHVRVEKMKQAGIIVGTRVSIDAKQLGYDVCCFIGVNLKHARDYPATIEQLEGFEEVVEAYYTTGNYSIFIKVMARSIDHLQDVLINKIQTIEAIQSTETLISLQAPIMREVMP; encoded by the coding sequence ATGGAAAATTATCAAATCGATAATCTCGACCGTTCTATCCTTCATGCCTTAATGGACAATGCCAGAACCCCCTACGCCGAATTGGCCAAGCGCTTTGCCGTCAGTGCCGGGACCATTCATGTGCGGGTCGAGAAAATGAAACAGGCCGGTATTATCGTCGGCACACGGGTTAGCATAGATGCCAAACAGCTGGGTTATGATGTCTGTTGTTTTATCGGCGTAAACCTCAAACATGCACGGGATTATCCGGCAACCATTGAGCAGCTGGAAGGCTTTGAAGAAGTCGTTGAAGCCTATTACACCACAGGCAACTACAGCATTTTTATCAAAGTCATGGCACGCTCTATTGACCATCTTCAGGACGTGCTGATCAACAAGATCCAGACAATCGAAGCGATTCAGTCAACAGAGACCCTGATCTCCCTGCAGGCACCAATAATGCGCGAAGTAATGCCTTAG